The following is a genomic window from Micromonospora cathayae.
CGTTCGCCATGACCAACCTCCAGGAGCGCGGCCAGCTCTTCGTCGAGCCCGGCACCGAGGTGTACGAAGGCATGATCGTCGGCGAGAACTCCCGCTCCGACGACATGGACGTCAACATCACCAAGGAGAAGAAGCTCACCAACATGCGGGCGTCGACCTCCGACGAGACCGAGAAGCTGATCCCGCCGCGCAAGCTCTCCCTGGAGCAGGCGCTGGAGTTCTGCCGCGAGGACGAGTGCGTCGAGGTCACCCCGGTCGCCGTCCGGATCCGTAAGGTCGTGCTCGACCAGACCCAGCGCGGCCGGATGGCGGCCCGCCGCAAGCACGCCGGCTGACCCGCGCGTCGCGCCGGCCGGCCCACTGAGCAGCCGACCGGCCCGCTGAACACCCGACCGGGACCGGGGGGACGGGCCACCACGCCCGTCCCCCCGTCCGCTACGGTCAGCGCCATGACCTGGGACGACCTCGACGCCCGTCTGGCCGCCGTACCCGGCACCGTCTCCGCGTACGTGGGCCGGCCCGGCACCGCCCCGACCTGGGTCCACGCCGAACACGCCACCCACTACGCGGCCAGCACCATGAAGGTCGCCGTGCTGGCCGCCCTGTACCGGGCCGCCGACGCCGGCCGGCTCGACCTGGACACCCCGGTACCCGTGCACAACGACTTCCCGTCGGCCCGCCCTGACGCGCCGCGCTACCAGCTCACCCCGCACTACGACAACGACGACGCCGTCTGGCACCGCCTCGACCGCACCGCCCCGCTGCGCTGGCTCGCCGAACGGATGATCGTCCGGTCCAGCAACCTCGCCACCAACATCGTCCTCGGCCACGTCGGCGTCCCCGCCGTCGCCGAGGTCTGGGCGGCGGTCGGCGCCCGGCACAGCGTCACCGGCCGGGGCATCGAGGACTTCGCCGCCCGGGAGGCCGGCATCACCAACCTGGTCACCGCCGCCGACCTGGCCGCCCTGTTCGGCGCGCTCGCCCTCGGTGCCGCCCACCCCGGCGGCCCGGCCACCCCGGCCAGCTGCGCCGCCATGATCGACGTGCTCTGCCGCCAGGAGTTCCGCGAGGACCTCCCCGCCGGGCTGCCCGCCGGCGTCCGGATCGCCCACAAGAACGGCTGGGTACGCGGTGTGCGGCACGGGGCCGGCCTGGTCCTGCCCGACGACGCGCCCCCGTACGTGATCGTGGTCTGTGCCACCACCGACCTCGCCGACGGCGGCCCCAGCGGCGACGACACCGACGACGACGCCTGCCGGCTGCTCGCCGACGTGTCCGCCCAGGTCTGGGCCGCCCGCCATCGGCTCGACCCCGCCCGCTGACCGACGCACCGAAGCCGCGCCCGGCCCGCCCGCCGAGAGCGCACCCCGGCGGTGGCCGGCACCCGGCCCCACCGCCTACGCTCCCCGCACCACCCCCACCAGGGAGCCCACCATGCCGTACCGCCGGATCCTGCTCGCCGCCTTCGTCGCGGTGACCGTGGCGAACCTCGCCGCCCACGTCACCGACAGCCGGACCGGCGAACTGCTCACCAAGCCGCTGCTGATGCCGCTGCTCGCCGGCTACCTCTGGCGGGCCGCCCGCGACCAGGGCCGACGACCCGACCGGCTGGTCCTGGCCGCGCTGGCCCTCTCCACCGGCGGCGACATCGCCCTGCTCGGCGACGGCACCGGCCCGTTCCTGACCGGCATGGTGCTGTTCCTCGCCGCGCACGGGTGCTACATCACCGCGTTCACCCGCGGTGGCGCGGCCCGGCCCCTGCGCCGCCCGCCGCTGGTCGCCGTCCCGATCGGGTACGCCGTCGCCACCACCGCAGCCCTGGCCTGGATGTGGTCGGGCCTCACCGACGCCGGCCTGGCGCTGCCCGTCGCCGGGTACGCCGTCGCCCTCGCCACCATGGCCGCCACCGCCGCCGCGCACGGCCCCCGGGTCGCTCTCGGTGGCGCGCTGTTCCTCGTCTCCGACCTGCTCATCGCCACCGGGGTCGCCGAGGTCGGCGACCTGCCCGGCCCACCGGTGTGGGTGATGGCCACCTACTGCGCCGCTCAGGCCCTCATCGCCACCGGCTGGGCGGCCCGCGCCGGCACCCCGGCGGCGCTCACTCCAGCAGGTTCGCCCGTACCGCGCTGACCAGCTCGTCGGTCATCCCCAGCCCGTCCCGCAGGTACGCCCCGAACGACCCGTGCACCCGCGTCACCTCGTCGTACGCCGCGTCCAGGTACTCCGCGCGCACCTCCAGCACCGGACCCACCGCCGCCGGGTCCAGCTCCGGCCGACGCCGGCACATCGCCTCCAGCAGCACCTCCCGCAGACTCACCGTCAACTCGTTGTGCCGCAGGTAGTCGGCCCGGATCGCCGCCTCGTCCACCCCCAGCACGGTCAACAGCAGCACCGCCAGCCAGCCGGTCCGGTCCTTACCGGCCGAACAGTGGAACACCAGCGGCAGGTTCGCCGGGTCGGCAGCCAACCGCAGCGCCCCGGCGAACCCGCGCCGCGCCGCGTCCCCGGTCACGAACCACCGGTAGATCGCCGCCATCGCCGCCGGAGTGCCCTCCCGCGCCAGCCCGTCGTACGCGGCCAGGTCGTGCCCCAGCAGCAACGCCGACACGTACGTGAAGACCGGGTGCTCCGGATCGTGCACCGGCAGGTGCGCCACCCGCGCCCCGGCGGTCAACCGGTCCGGCGGCGCTTCGGCGATCTCCACGGGAGCCCGCAGGTCCACCACACAGGCCGGGTCGATCGTCCCCAGCACCAGCAGGTCCTCGTCGGTCAACCGACCCAGCGCCGGGGTACGCAGCAACCGTCCGGCCCGCACCCGTCGCCCGTC
Proteins encoded in this region:
- a CDS encoding serine hydrolase, whose amino-acid sequence is MTWDDLDARLAAVPGTVSAYVGRPGTAPTWVHAEHATHYAASTMKVAVLAALYRAADAGRLDLDTPVPVHNDFPSARPDAPRYQLTPHYDNDDAVWHRLDRTAPLRWLAERMIVRSSNLATNIVLGHVGVPAVAEVWAAVGARHSVTGRGIEDFAAREAGITNLVTAADLAALFGALALGAAHPGGPATPASCAAMIDVLCRQEFREDLPAGLPAGVRIAHKNGWVRGVRHGAGLVLPDDAPPYVIVVCATTDLADGGPSGDDTDDDACRLLADVSAQVWAARHRLDPAR
- a CDS encoding lysoplasmalogenase, with translation MPYRRILLAAFVAVTVANLAAHVTDSRTGELLTKPLLMPLLAGYLWRAARDQGRRPDRLVLAALALSTGGDIALLGDGTGPFLTGMVLFLAAHGCYITAFTRGGAARPLRRPPLVAVPIGYAVATTAALAWMWSGLTDAGLALPVAGYAVALATMAATAAAHGPRVALGGALFLVSDLLIATGVAEVGDLPGPPVWVMATYCAAQALIATGWAARAGTPAALTPAGSPVPR
- a CDS encoding tyrosine-protein phosphatase gives rise to the protein MTVREWELVGAPNARDLGGLVGADGRRVRAGRLLRTPALGRLTDEDLLVLGTIDPACVVDLRAPVEIAEAPPDRLTAGARVAHLPVHDPEHPVFTYVSALLLGHDLAAYDGLAREGTPAAMAAIYRWFVTGDAARRGFAGALRLAADPANLPLVFHCSAGKDRTGWLAVLLLTVLGVDEAAIRADYLRHNELTVSLREVLLEAMCRRRPELDPAAVGPVLEVRAEYLDAAYDEVTRVHGSFGAYLRDGLGMTDELVSAVRANLLE